A stretch of Blautia liquoris DNA encodes these proteins:
- the hflX gene encoding GTPase HflX, giving the protein MEDLFESEKRKERVILVGVAGQGQEEKVYWSMKELAELTNTAGAEVVEQVVQNRESIHPGTYVGKGKIDEIRQMLYVREADGIICDDELSPAQMKNLEDELECKVMDRTLLILDIFASRAKTSEGKIQVELAQLKYRQARLVGLRSSLSRLGGGIGTRGPGEKKLEMDRRLITDRIAALRRELQEVQKHRDLIREKRKKGQLKVCAIVGYTNAGKSTLLNVMTDADVLEEDQLFATLDPTTRVLDLPGGQQVLLTDTVGFINKLPHHLIEAFQGTLEEARYADILIHVVDASNPQMEQQMQVVYDTLKQLGAQDKTVLTLFNKQDKRNPEEHNFTDPHADYILKTSLKYLKGPDQIKGTLEEIIKSQQIFIDRLYSYTEASKVALIRSFGQLVSEEYLPEGIKVQAYVPKERYGNI; this is encoded by the coding sequence ATGGAAGATCTTTTTGAATCTGAAAAAAGAAAAGAACGTGTGATTCTTGTCGGTGTAGCAGGCCAGGGGCAGGAGGAAAAAGTTTATTGGTCTATGAAAGAACTTGCAGAACTTACGAATACTGCCGGTGCCGAGGTGGTTGAACAGGTCGTGCAGAACCGGGAATCAATTCATCCTGGAACGTATGTGGGGAAGGGAAAGATTGATGAGATAAGGCAGATGCTGTATGTAAGGGAAGCAGATGGTATTATCTGTGACGATGAGCTTTCTCCGGCTCAGATGAAAAATCTGGAAGATGAACTGGAATGCAAGGTTATGGACCGAACACTTCTGATTCTGGATATCTTTGCATCCAGAGCAAAAACCAGTGAAGGGAAGATCCAGGTTGAGCTGGCCCAGTTGAAATACCGTCAGGCAAGGCTTGTGGGGCTACGTTCTTCTTTGTCCAGACTGGGTGGAGGAATCGGAACCAGAGGACCGGGAGAGAAAAAGCTGGAGATGGACCGCCGTCTGATTACAGACCGGATCGCTGCTCTTCGAAGAGAACTGCAAGAAGTCCAAAAACATCGGGATCTCATTCGGGAAAAGAGAAAGAAAGGACAATTAAAGGTCTGTGCCATTGTAGGATATACCAACGCCGGGAAGTCTACACTCCTCAATGTGATGACAGATGCAGATGTTCTGGAGGAAGATCAGTTGTTTGCAACGCTTGATCCTACGACTCGTGTGCTGGATCTTCCGGGAGGACAGCAGGTATTGCTGACGGATACCGTTGGCTTTATTAATAAGCTGCCCCATCATCTGATTGAGGCATTTCAGGGCACCCTGGAAGAAGCAAGGTATGCGGATATTCTGATTCATGTTGTCGATGCATCGAATCCACAGATGGAACAGCAGATGCAGGTGGTATATGATACCTTGAAACAGCTTGGTGCACAAGATAAGACGGTACTGACTCTGTTCAATAAGCAGGATAAAAGAAATCCGGAAGAGCATAATTTTACAGATCCCCATGCGGATTATATACTGAAAACCTCATTGAAATATCTAAAAGGCCCGGATCAGATCAAAGGCACTCTGGAAGAAATTATAAAATCACAGCAGATCTTTATCGATCGGCTATATTCTTACACAGAGGCATCTAAGGTAGCTTTGATCCGATCCTTTGGACAACTGGTTTCGGAAGAGTATCTGCCGGAGGGCATAAAAGTACAGGCCTATGTGCCAAAGGAACGGTATGGGAATATCTGA
- a CDS encoding putative polysaccharide biosynthesis protein, giving the protein MMSRKKTLLLGTIILTGTGFLTRIIGFFYRIFLSHTIGATGMGIYQLLSPVSFLCAAICIGGFQTIMSRTIAAKNAVGSKKGGFDVLFVGTGFCVCLSVLAACLIRIFSNFIAIHILGEPETARMLDILALSVPVSTIHTCIISYYYARKKTGIPSASQLLEQLIRVLSSYLVYQIMISRGIKPDAIMTVIGLLAGEAGASLFTLIAIAWECSKYNYHFHLSEAEKNFKELFTLSYPLTANRICITLLHSVEAVLIPSRLRLCGLSNNQALATYGIITGMALPMVLFPSALTSSVAVMLLPSVAEDQAAGNDENVKKTIEVTIKYCLILGIFAVGVFCAYGNAIGTLLFQNEEAGKYLQILGFISPFLYLNSTLTSILNGLGKTRLCFYQNIAGLSIRILFVLFAIPSFGVKGYLWGLLFSELVSSVLNVIFLKKSARFSFNAMQCILKPSGLLMIALGVSFFADAILGRFMAGNSILNLILVILVMGSSYLSFYLPTIRRLKA; this is encoded by the coding sequence ATGATGTCACGCAAAAAAACATTGCTCTTGGGTACTATAATTCTCACCGGAACAGGCTTTTTAACCCGAATCATAGGGTTCTTCTATAGAATATTCCTGTCACATACAATCGGTGCCACGGGTATGGGGATTTATCAGCTTTTATCGCCCGTCTCCTTTCTGTGTGCGGCCATATGTATCGGCGGATTCCAGACAATCATGTCCAGAACCATTGCGGCAAAAAATGCCGTAGGATCCAAGAAGGGCGGATTTGATGTGCTTTTCGTCGGAACAGGTTTTTGTGTCTGTCTCTCTGTCCTGGCTGCATGTCTCATCCGTATTTTTTCGAATTTTATCGCCATACATATTCTGGGTGAACCGGAAACTGCCAGGATGCTCGACATCCTTGCGCTGTCAGTTCCTGTGTCTACGATACATACCTGTATCATTTCCTATTATTACGCTCGAAAAAAGACAGGAATTCCGTCAGCCAGCCAGCTCCTGGAACAACTTATCAGAGTCCTCTCTTCCTATCTCGTATATCAGATCATGATAAGTCGGGGAATAAAGCCGGACGCAATAATGACCGTAATTGGACTGCTTGCAGGGGAAGCTGGTGCCAGCTTGTTCACTTTGATTGCAATTGCCTGGGAGTGTTCCAAATATAATTACCATTTTCACCTCAGCGAGGCTGAAAAGAACTTCAAGGAGCTTTTTACACTCTCCTATCCGCTCACGGCAAACAGAATCTGCATCACCTTGCTGCACAGTGTGGAAGCCGTCCTGATTCCAAGCAGGCTGCGCCTGTGTGGTTTATCCAACAACCAGGCGCTCGCAACTTATGGTATTATAACCGGCATGGCTCTTCCCATGGTCCTCTTCCCAAGTGCCCTGACCAGTTCAGTGGCGGTTATGCTGCTTCCAAGTGTTGCCGAAGACCAGGCCGCTGGAAATGATGAAAATGTAAAAAAAACGATCGAAGTCACGATAAAGTATTGTCTTATATTGGGTATCTTTGCAGTCGGTGTCTTCTGCGCCTACGGTAATGCCATCGGAACACTTCTTTTTCAAAATGAAGAGGCCGGCAAATATCTGCAGATCCTGGGATTTATCAGTCCGTTTTTGTATCTGAATTCCACCCTGACCAGTATATTGAATGGTCTGGGAAAAACGCGTCTTTGTTTTTATCAGAACATCGCAGGATTGTCCATCCGAATCCTGTTTGTGCTGTTTGCTATTCCGTCATTCGGCGTCAAAGGATACCTCTGGGGTCTTCTGTTCAGTGAACTTGTCTCCAGTGTTTTAAATGTAATCTTTCTGAAAAAAAGCGCCCGTTTTTCGTTCAATGCCATGCAGTGTATCTTAAAGCCATCAGGCCTGCTCATGATCGCTTTAGGAGTTAGTTTTTTTGCCGATGCGATCCTGGGAAGATTCATGGCCGGAAATAGTATCCTGAATCTAATCCTTGTCATTCTGGTCATGGGGAGCAGCTATCTTTCCTTTTATCTGCCCACAATACGGAGACTGAAAGCATAA
- the nifS gene encoding cysteine desulfurase NifS: MDSMIYLDNAATTKTAPEVVDAMIPYFGELYGNPSSIYEIAGKSKEAVDKGRSQIADVLGVSPEEIYFTAGGSESDNWAIIAAFESCKSRGNHIITTKIEHHAVLHTCEYLERERGAKVTYLDVDEKGMVDPKELERAITPETILISVMYANNEIGTIEPIQDIGKIAKEHEILFHTDAVQAFCQVSIDVAACNIDMLSSSGHKINGPKGIGFLYIRRGVKIHSLIHGGAQERKRRAGTENVPAIVGYGVAASRAWNSMESRTKKEVQLRDYMIDRILREIPYCRLNGDRVRRLPNNVNISFQFVEGESLLIMLDMEGIAASSGSACTSGSLDPSHVLLAIGLTHETAHGSLRMTLGEDTTKEDIDITVEKIKAIVKRLRSMSPLYEDFMKKQH, from the coding sequence ATTGACAGCATGATTTATTTAGATAACGCAGCTACAACCAAGACGGCACCGGAAGTAGTAGATGCCATGATTCCGTATTTTGGCGAACTGTACGGCAATCCTTCCAGTATCTATGAAATCGCAGGAAAGAGCAAAGAAGCGGTGGATAAAGGAAGAAGCCAGATTGCGGACGTACTAGGTGTCTCTCCGGAGGAGATCTACTTTACCGCGGGCGGAAGTGAGTCCGATAACTGGGCGATTATAGCCGCGTTTGAGTCTTGCAAATCAAGAGGAAATCACATAATCACGACGAAAATCGAACATCACGCCGTTCTTCATACTTGCGAATATCTGGAAAGGGAAAGAGGAGCAAAGGTCACTTATCTGGATGTGGATGAGAAGGGTATGGTGGATCCGAAAGAACTTGAACGTGCTATTACTCCCGAGACAATACTGATCTCGGTGATGTATGCGAATAATGAGATCGGTACGATCGAACCAATTCAGGACATCGGGAAAATAGCTAAGGAACATGAGATCCTTTTTCATACGGATGCCGTACAGGCATTCTGTCAGGTCTCGATTGATGTTGCTGCATGCAACATAGATATGCTTAGCTCCAGTGGTCATAAGATTAACGGGCCGAAAGGGATCGGCTTTTTATATATCAGAAGGGGCGTAAAGATACACTCCCTTATCCATGGCGGAGCGCAGGAGAGAAAACGACGCGCAGGTACGGAAAATGTCCCCGCAATTGTTGGATATGGTGTGGCTGCCAGCCGTGCATGGAACTCTATGGAATCCAGAACAAAGAAAGAAGTTCAGCTGCGCGATTATATGATCGACAGAATTCTGAGAGAGATTCCATATTGTCGCCTAAATGGAGATCGTGTGCGTCGTCTTCCAAATAACGTAAATATCAGCTTTCAATTTGTAGAGGGTGAATCCCTCCTGATTATGCTTGATATGGAAGGGATTGCAGCATCCAGCGGATCCGCCTGTACATCGGGAAGCCTGGATCCGTCTCATGTATTGCTCGCCATTGGTCTTACGCATGAGACTGCACATGGGTCACTTCGCATGACATTGGGAGAAGATACGACAAAGGAAGACATTGACATCACTGTAGAGAAGATAAAGGCAATCGTTAAGCGGCTCAGAAGCATGTCGCCACTTTACGAAGACTTTATGAAGAAGCAACATTGA
- the mnmA gene encoding tRNA 2-thiouridine(34) synthase MnmA, protein MSIKMSKKVVVGMSGGVDSSVAAYLLKEQGYDVIGVTMQIWQDEDECSLEENGGCCGLSAVEDARKVARVLDIPYYVMNFKEEFQRDVIEYFKYEYLHGRTPNPCIACNRYVKWEALLQRSLAIGADYIATGHYAQIAHLPGGRYAIQNSVTSAKDQTYALYNLTQEQLARTLMPVGAYHKDQIREIASQIRLPVAHKKDSQEICFVPDHDYASFIENETGKEMPEGNFVDTSGRVIGRHHGITHYTVGQRRGLGIAAGKRIFVLEIRPETNEVVIGDESDVFSHTVRADKLNFMGIEDLPIGKSMDFTGKIRYGHKGASCTAKRTGEDELTCYFPESVRAVTPGQALVLYKDGYVAAGGTIL, encoded by the coding sequence ATTAGTATTAAAATGTCGAAGAAAGTAGTGGTAGGAATGTCAGGAGGAGTGGACTCCTCTGTGGCTGCCTATCTTTTAAAAGAACAAGGCTATGATGTGATCGGAGTTACCATGCAGATCTGGCAGGATGAGGACGAATGTTCACTGGAAGAAAATGGGGGATGCTGTGGCCTCTCTGCGGTTGAAGACGCCAGAAAGGTGGCTCGGGTTCTTGATATTCCTTACTATGTCATGAATTTTAAAGAGGAGTTTCAAAGGGATGTCATAGAGTATTTTAAATATGAATATCTCCATGGAAGAACGCCAAATCCGTGTATTGCCTGTAATCGTTATGTGAAATGGGAAGCCCTCCTGCAGCGGAGCCTTGCGATTGGGGCGGATTACATTGCCACCGGTCATTATGCACAGATCGCACACCTGCCAGGTGGACGATATGCGATTCAGAATTCGGTTACATCTGCAAAAGATCAGACATATGCTCTGTATAATCTGACGCAGGAACAACTGGCCCGCACATTGATGCCGGTTGGAGCTTATCATAAAGATCAGATTCGTGAAATAGCAAGTCAAATCAGGCTTCCGGTCGCACATAAGAAGGACAGTCAGGAAATCTGTTTCGTCCCTGATCATGATTACGCTTCATTTATTGAGAACGAGACGGGAAAAGAGATGCCGGAGGGCAATTTTGTAGATACATCCGGTCGGGTGATCGGCAGACATCACGGAATTACACACTATACTGTCGGACAGCGAAGAGGACTTGGGATTGCCGCTGGGAAACGTATCTTCGTATTAGAGATACGCCCGGAGACGAATGAAGTCGTGATCGGGGACGAGTCGGATGTGTTCTCGCATACGGTACGCGCGGACAAGTTGAATTTTATGGGAATTGAGGACCTTCCGATAGGAAAATCCATGGATTTTACAGGAAAAATCCGCTATGGACATAAGGGGGCATCCTGTACGGCTAAAAGGACAGGAGAAGATGAGCTCACCTGTTATTTCCCGGAGTCGGTAAGGGCTGTTACGCCGGGACAGGCCCTGGTACTTTATAAAGATGGATATGTAGCGGCGGGAGGAACAATACTATGA
- a CDS encoding histidinol-phosphatase HisJ family protein gives MIADSHMHTSFSTDSEAPMEEMVQKAIELGLDNICFTDHYDKDFGGDFHQMGEEEAFQLDTESYLRSIERVQEKYEGLIEIRAGVELGLQLHLKEWLSNYVNEYPFDFVIGSMHLLDGNDPAIPGKIPEGSQKELLRRYFAATAENLDSFHGFQSLGHMDYLSRYLDEEAGAYNYADYSDEIDAILKQLIKYNVAMEVNTGGYRSRQDKSNPKEDVLKRYRELGGELITIGADGHTPRQIAFGFDRVSELLLKCGYRYYALYRQKKPEFMNLVL, from the coding sequence ATGATAGCTGATTCACATATGCACACGAGTTTTTCCACAGACAGTGAAGCACCAATGGAAGAGATGGTTCAAAAGGCCATCGAGCTTGGTCTTGACAATATCTGCTTCACGGATCATTATGACAAAGATTTTGGAGGAGACTTTCACCAGATGGGTGAAGAAGAGGCGTTTCAGCTCGATACAGAGTCTTATCTTCGAAGCATCGAGCGAGTGCAGGAGAAGTATGAAGGACTCATTGAGATTCGTGCAGGTGTTGAGCTGGGGCTGCAGCTGCATTTGAAAGAATGGCTTTCAAATTATGTGAATGAATACCCTTTTGACTTTGTCATAGGCTCTATGCATCTTCTGGATGGAAATGATCCTGCGATACCAGGCAAAATCCCAGAAGGCAGTCAAAAGGAACTGCTCCGCAGATATTTTGCAGCAACGGCTGAAAATCTTGACAGCTTTCATGGTTTTCAGAGTCTGGGTCATATGGACTATCTGTCCAGATACCTGGATGAGGAGGCTGGTGCCTATAATTATGCCGATTACAGTGATGAGATTGATGCCATTTTGAAACAGCTGATCAAGTATAACGTGGCTATGGAAGTAAATACTGGAGGGTATCGTTCCCGTCAGGACAAGTCGAATCCGAAAGAAGATGTACTGAAAAGATATAGGGAACTTGGCGGGGAACTGATTACAATCGGTGCGGATGGGCATACTCCCAGACAGATCGCTTTCGGTTTTGACCGGGTATCGGAACTGCTCTTAAAATGTGGATACAGATATTATGCACTTTACAGGCAGAAAAAACCAGAATTTATGAATCTGGTATTGTAA
- the gap gene encoding type I glyceraldehyde-3-phosphate dehydrogenase — translation MAVKVAINGFGRIGRLAFRQMFGAEGYEVVAINDLTSPKMLAHLLKYDSSQGKYTLADKVESDDDSITVDGQNIKIYAFPDANNCPWGELGVDVVLECSGFYTSKEKAQAHINAGARKVVISAPAGNDLPTVVYNVNHETLKPEDTIISAASCTTNCLAPMAKALNELAPIKSGIMCTIHAYTGDQMILDGPQRKGDLRRSRAAAVNIVPNSTGAAKAIGLVIPELKGKLIGAAQRVPVPAGSTTLLNAVVEGDVTAEQINEKMKASSDESFGYNTDEIVSSDILGMTFGSLFDATQTMVLPLGNGTTQVQVVSWYDNENSYTSQMVRTIKYFSELS, via the coding sequence ATGGCAGTAAAAGTAGCAATTAATGGTTTTGGACGTATCGGCCGCCTTGCTTTCAGACAGATGTTTGGCGCGGAGGGATACGAAGTCGTAGCTATTAACGATCTGACATCACCAAAGATGTTGGCTCATTTGTTAAAATATGATTCATCACAGGGAAAATATACATTGGCTGATAAAGTAGAATCGGATGACGATTCCATCACCGTAGACGGACAGAATATCAAAATTTATGCATTCCCGGATGCAAATAACTGCCCATGGGGCGAACTTGGAGTTGATGTAGTTCTCGAGTGCTCAGGATTCTACACATCAAAAGAAAAAGCTCAGGCACATATCAATGCTGGCGCTCGTAAAGTTGTTATCTCTGCTCCGGCAGGAAATGACCTGCCAACAGTCGTTTACAATGTAAACCACGAAACTCTGAAACCGGAAGACACAATCATATCAGCTGCTTCCTGTACAACAAACTGCCTGGCTCCTATGGCAAAGGCACTTAATGAACTTGCACCCATTAAATCTGGTATCATGTGCACAATCCATGCTTATACAGGGGATCAGATGATTCTTGACGGACCGCAGAGGAAAGGCGATCTCAGAAGATCTCGTGCAGCTGCAGTAAATATCGTTCCTAACAGCACTGGTGCTGCAAAAGCCATTGGCCTTGTTATTCCTGAATTAAAGGGCAAACTGATCGGTGCTGCTCAGCGTGTACCGGTTCCGGCTGGTTCTACAACACTGTTGAATGCAGTTGTTGAGGGCGATGTAACTGCTGAACAGATCAATGAAAAGATGAAAGCTTCTTCTGACGAATCCTTTGGATACAACACAGATGAAATCGTATCCAGTGATATTCTCGGCATGACTTTTGGATCATTGTTTGATGCTACACAGACTATGGTTCTTCCTCTCGGGAATGGAACAACTCAGGTGCAGGTAGTTTCATGGTATGACAATGAGAATTCTTATACAAGCCAGATGGTTCGTACAATCAAATATTTCTCAGAGTTATCATAA
- a CDS encoding phosphoglycerate kinase codes for MLNKKSVDDINVKGQKVLVRCDFNVPLENGKITDDTRLVAALPTIKKLVSDGGKVILCSHLGKPKGQPLPEMSLAPVAVRLSELLGQTVRFAADRGVVGPNAKAAVDIMNDGDIVLLENTRYRAEETKNEDTFSKDLASLAEVFVDDAFGTAHRAHCSNVGVTKYMKTNVVGYLMQKEIDFLGNAVNDPKRPFVAILGGAKVSSKLSVIENLLDKVDVLIIGGGMSYTFSKAQGGTVGNSLLEEDYCDYALKMIKKAKDNKVKLLLPVDTVIADDFSNDANTEVVDAGKIPDGWEGLDIGPKTCDLFADAVKDAQTVVWNGPMGAFEMSKFAVGTEAVAKALADTDAVTIIGGGDSAAAINSLGYGDKMTHISTGGGASMEFLEGKELPGVAAADNK; via the coding sequence ATGCTGAACAAAAAAAGTGTAGATGATATTAATGTAAAAGGGCAAAAAGTCTTGGTTCGTTGTGACTTTAATGTGCCCCTTGAAAACGGAAAGATTACTGATGACACCCGACTGGTGGCGGCACTGCCGACAATCAAAAAACTGGTTTCAGACGGTGGAAAGGTAATTCTCTGCTCGCATCTTGGAAAACCGAAAGGACAGCCTCTTCCTGAGATGTCACTGGCACCGGTTGCTGTCCGTTTAAGTGAACTTCTGGGACAAACAGTAAGATTTGCAGCGGATCGGGGAGTGGTTGGACCGAATGCAAAGGCAGCGGTTGACATCATGAATGATGGAGACATCGTTCTTCTCGAGAATACCCGTTACAGGGCAGAAGAGACTAAGAATGAAGATACCTTTAGCAAAGACCTGGCATCCCTTGCAGAAGTATTCGTAGATGATGCATTCGGAACTGCTCACAGAGCGCATTGTTCGAATGTCGGTGTTACAAAATATATGAAGACCAATGTAGTCGGTTATCTGATGCAAAAAGAGATTGATTTCCTGGGAAATGCAGTCAATGATCCGAAACGTCCTTTTGTGGCAATCTTAGGGGGTGCGAAAGTTTCCAGCAAACTTTCCGTAATCGAAAACCTTCTGGATAAAGTAGATGTACTGATTATCGGAGGGGGAATGTCCTATACTTTCAGTAAAGCACAAGGAGGCACAGTTGGAAATTCTCTTCTGGAAGAAGATTACTGTGACTACGCATTGAAAATGATCAAGAAAGCCAAAGACAACAAAGTAAAACTCTTACTTCCTGTAGATACAGTCATTGCTGATGATTTTTCAAATGATGCAAATACGGAAGTAGTTGATGCCGGAAAGATCCCTGATGGATGGGAAGGCCTGGATATCGGACCAAAGACCTGTGATCTGTTCGCAGATGCGGTAAAAGATGCACAGACGGTAGTTTGGAACGGACCGATGGGAGCCTTCGAAATGTCAAAATTTGCAGTCGGAACCGAAGCTGTTGCTAAAGCACTTGCCGACACCGATGCAGTCACAATCATTGGCGGCGGAGACTCCGCAGCAGCGATCAACAGCCTTGGATATGGCGATAAGATGACACATATCTCAACAGGTGGCGGAGCATCTATGGAGTTCCTGGAAGGAAAAGAACTCCCCGGAGTAGCAGCAGCAGATAATAAGTAA
- the tpiA gene encoding triose-phosphate isomerase produces MMRKKIIAGNWKMNMTPTAAVELTNTLKPLVANEEVDVVFCVPAIDIIPVVKACEGTNIQVGAENMYFEESGAYTGEISPEMLTDAGVKYVVLGHSERREYFGETNEDVNKKVLKAFEHNITPIMCCGETLDQREQGITMDFIRQQVKVGFLNVTVDQAKTAIIAYEPIWAIGTGKTATADQAEEVCKGIRDCIAEIYDRDTAEQIRIQYGGSVNGKNAAELFAQPDIDGGLVGGASLKEDFGEIVHW; encoded by the coding sequence ATTATGAGAAAGAAGATTATTGCCGGAAACTGGAAGATGAATATGACTCCGACGGCAGCCGTGGAGCTTACAAATACATTGAAGCCGCTGGTTGCGAATGAGGAGGTCGATGTCGTATTCTGCGTTCCTGCCATTGATATCATTCCTGTGGTAAAAGCCTGTGAAGGAACGAATATTCAGGTAGGAGCAGAGAATATGTATTTTGAGGAAAGTGGAGCCTATACTGGTGAAATTTCACCGGAGATGCTTACGGACGCCGGAGTCAAGTATGTGGTTTTGGGACATTCTGAGAGAAGAGAGTATTTTGGCGAGACGAATGAAGATGTGAACAAGAAGGTCTTAAAAGCCTTTGAACATAATATCACTCCGATTATGTGCTGCGGTGAGACTTTAGATCAGAGAGAACAGGGTATCACCATGGACTTCATACGTCAGCAGGTAAAGGTAGGATTTTTGAATGTAACTGTGGATCAGGCCAAAACGGCGATAATCGCCTATGAGCCAATCTGGGCGATTGGAACCGGAAAGACAGCGACGGCCGATCAGGCAGAAGAGGTCTGCAAGGGAATCCGTGACTGCATTGCCGAGATCTATGATAGGGATACTGCGGAACAGATCAGAATTCAGTATGGTGGTTCTGTCAATGGCAAAAATGCAGCAGAGCTTTTCGCACAGCCAGATATTGACGGTGGTCTGGTCGGCGGTGCTTCCTTAAAAGAAGACTTCGGAGAGATCGTACACTGGTGA
- a CDS encoding sigma factor — protein MNVESFQKKLGEIMKLAKYNNNILNYDIAVHFFEEDHLNEDQTASILAYLRSQGVHIKNGLGDDGTKADGPVPFVTKKTPDPLTQEEEEYLKDYLEEIRGGFESEEQEKRLLRSALEGDDEAKKRLIEAYVPDVISSVRKFHRKEFFAGDMLQEGNLGLIMALEDIADHKDTNLRAWIMGSIDQAILTAIQAQEQQKWEDDALVGRVEKLESAVKQLTDESEEKFSVEELSALLDMSVDEIEDVLRLTGDDK, from the coding sequence TTGAACGTAGAAAGCTTTCAGAAAAAACTAGGCGAGATCATGAAACTTGCGAAATATAACAACAACATATTGAACTATGATATCGCCGTTCATTTCTTTGAAGAAGACCACTTAAACGAAGACCAGACTGCAAGTATTCTTGCATACCTACGGTCACAGGGAGTCCATATAAAAAATGGACTGGGAGATGACGGCACTAAGGCGGATGGGCCTGTGCCATTCGTGACGAAAAAAACTCCTGATCCACTTACACAAGAGGAAGAAGAGTATTTAAAGGATTATTTGGAAGAAATCAGAGGCGGATTTGAATCTGAGGAGCAAGAGAAGAGACTGCTGAGATCAGCTTTGGAGGGTGACGACGAGGCAAAGAAACGTCTGATTGAAGCCTATGTTCCGGATGTGATATCTTCAGTGAGAAAATTCCATCGCAAAGAGTTCTTTGCCGGTGATATGCTGCAAGAGGGCAATCTGGGTCTGATAATGGCACTTGAAGACATTGCTGACCATAAAGATACAAATCTTCGTGCATGGATCATGGGTTCCATCGATCAGGCAATACTTACAGCCATACAGGCACAGGAACAGCAAAAATGGGAAGATGATGCTCTGGTGGGGCGGGTAGAAAAACTTGAATCAGCAGTAAAGCAGCTCACAGATGAATCCGAAGAAAAATTCAGCGTAGAGGAATTGTCAGCACTTTTAGACATGAGTGTGGATGAAATAGAAGATGTACTTCGCCTGACCGGCGATGACAAATAA
- a CDS encoding uracil-DNA glycosylase translates to MPPINGAWARALESEFHKPYYRELFNTVGKEYRTHRVFPPPDDIFNAFHFTPLDQVKVVILGQDPYHGDGQAHGLSFSVKPSVEIPPSLENIYKELEDDLGCYIPNNGYLEKWARQGVLMLNTVLTVRAHQANSHRGIGWEQFTDAAIKVLADQNRPMVFILWGRPAQAKKSMLYNPKHLILEAPHPSPLAAYRGFFGSKPFSKTNKYLEENGITPIDWQIENK, encoded by the coding sequence ATGCCACCGATCAACGGAGCCTGGGCAAGGGCACTCGAAAGTGAATTTCACAAACCATATTATAGAGAGCTTTTCAATACGGTAGGTAAAGAATACCGGACACATAGGGTTTTTCCACCTCCGGATGATATTTTTAACGCATTTCACTTTACACCGCTGGATCAGGTGAAAGTGGTGATCTTAGGACAGGATCCTTATCATGGCGATGGGCAGGCGCATGGTCTTTCTTTTTCTGTAAAGCCTAGTGTTGAGATTCCACCGTCATTGGAAAACATATATAAAGAACTGGAAGATGACCTCGGCTGTTACATACCCAATAATGGCTATCTGGAGAAATGGGCCAGACAGGGAGTCCTGATGCTGAATACGGTTTTGACGGTGCGGGCTCATCAGGCAAATTCACACCGTGGAATCGGATGGGAGCAGTTTACCGATGCGGCAATTAAGGTATTGGCAGATCAGAACCGGCCAATGGTATTCATACTTTGGGGAAGACCGGCGCAGGCCAAAAAATCCATGCTGTACAATCCAAAACATCTGATTTTGGAGGCACCTCATCCCAGCCCTCTTGCAGCTTACAGAGGATTTTTTGGGAGTAAACCTTTTTCCAAAACAAATAAATATCTCGAGGAAAACGGAATTACACCCATCGACTGGCAGATAGAAAACAAATAA